A single region of the Bacillus cereus genome encodes:
- a CDS encoding class I SAM-dependent methyltransferase, translating into MAIKQDEIKVVVGAGVFNNNPGWVQTQEDELNLLDNTTWEARFEYNSISAILAEHVWEHLTFEEGVKAAEICYKFLKPSGHIRCGVPDAFFRDETYQNIVQIGGPGPKDHPAASHKIVHNYKTLMKMFEIAGFEVVLLEYCDENGKFHYNEWDANDGVIFRSKRYDSRNRGDKLGFPSLIVDAIKR; encoded by the coding sequence ATGGCAATTAAGCAAGACGAAATTAAAGTAGTAGTCGGAGCTGGAGTATTTAATAATAATCCAGGTTGGGTTCAAACTCAAGAAGATGAACTTAATTTACTAGACAATACCACTTGGGAAGCAAGATTTGAATACAATTCCATTTCAGCTATTTTAGCTGAGCATGTATGGGAACATCTTACTTTTGAAGAAGGTGTAAAAGCAGCTGAAATTTGTTATAAATTTTTAAAGCCATCAGGTCATATTCGGTGCGGAGTCCCTGATGCATTTTTCCGAGATGAGACCTACCAAAATATAGTTCAAATAGGCGGACCTGGTCCGAAAGACCACCCAGCTGCAAGCCATAAAATCGTTCATAATTATAAAACATTAATGAAAATGTTTGAAATCGCTGGATTCGAGGTAGTTTTACTTGAATATTGTGATGAAAATGGTAAATTTCATTACAATGAATGGGATGCAAACGATGGTGTTATTTTCCGTTCGAAAAGGTATGATTCTAGAAATAGAGGCGATAAACTTGGTTTTCCATCGCTAATTGTTGATGCGATTAAAAGGTAA
- a CDS encoding GNAT family N-acetyltransferase: MIQYKRCSEVSIDLVYKAFKDGFSDYIIKMDVSKEDFIKRFFGPEGNSLEHSFLALDGDKCVGVILGGIKVYESIKTMRCGTLAVHPEFRGIGVSQKLFALHKEEATQNKCKQLFLEVIVGNDRAIHFYNKLGYEKVYNLSYYNLNDLTEIMNKGNKNIEVKQLEFPTFKVEIQKWLNFHINWQNDIDYIEKTNHTFYGAYVDSDIKGSVCVNEQGKISFIFIDKDYRNIGVGTKLLQVASEELKLSSLSIGFPNNNLLEGFLKKSGFEKNSLAQYEMYLLL, translated from the coding sequence ATGATTCAATACAAAAGATGTAGTGAAGTAAGTATAGATTTAGTGTATAAAGCTTTTAAGGATGGATTTTCAGATTATATTATTAAAATGGATGTTTCAAAAGAAGATTTTATAAAAAGGTTTTTTGGGCCAGAAGGCAATTCGTTAGAACACTCCTTTCTTGCTTTAGACGGTGACAAATGTGTTGGTGTAATACTTGGTGGTATTAAGGTATATGAAAGTATAAAAACAATGCGCTGCGGAACATTAGCGGTTCATCCAGAGTTTCGCGGCATTGGTGTAAGTCAAAAGTTATTTGCGTTACATAAAGAAGAAGCAACACAAAATAAATGTAAGCAGCTTTTTCTTGAAGTTATTGTAGGAAACGATCGGGCGATTCATTTTTATAACAAATTAGGTTATGAAAAAGTATATAATCTTTCTTATTATAATTTAAATGATTTAACTGAAATAATGAATAAAGGTAATAAAAATATTGAGGTAAAACAATTAGAATTTCCAACATTTAAAGTTGAAATTCAAAAATGGTTAAACTTCCATATAAATTGGCAAAATGATATTGATTATATCGAAAAAACAAATCATACATTTTACGGTGCATATGTTGATAGCGATATAAAAGGTTCTGTATGTGTAAATGAACAAGGAAAAATTAGTTTTATTTTCATAGACAAAGATTATAGAAATATTGGCGTTGGGACGAAATTATTACAGGTAGCAAGTGAAGAATTAAAGTTATCAAGTTTATCAATTGGGTTTCCAAACAACAATTTACTGGAAGGTTTTTTAAAGAAATCTGGATTTGAAAAGAATTCTTTAGCGCAATATGAAATGTATTTATTGCTATAA
- a CDS encoding PadR family transcriptional regulator: MDRTSLIKGNLEMCVLSILSTKKSYGYEIMKELEVHNLKLKGVGSIYPILTKLKNQEWVNTYQEVTDSGKVRIYYEINENGKLRLEKKVNEWLELQSDIKKLLKSGLKGDLLK, from the coding sequence ATGGATAGAACAAGTTTAATTAAAGGGAATTTAGAAATGTGTGTATTGTCTATTTTGTCTACAAAGAAAAGTTATGGTTATGAAATTATGAAAGAACTCGAAGTACATAATTTAAAATTGAAAGGAGTAGGAAGTATTTATCCCATTTTAACTAAACTGAAAAATCAAGAGTGGGTTAATACTTATCAAGAGGTGACGGATAGTGGTAAAGTTAGGATTTATTACGAAATTAATGAAAATGGAAAATTACGTCTTGAGAAGAAAGTTAATGAATGGTTAGAGTTGCAATCTGATATTAAAAAATTATTAAAGAGTGGTTTGAAAGGAGACCTTCTGAAATGA
- a CDS encoding class I SAM-dependent methyltransferase yields MITYYGELCTKIYESDKSIASGKELDFYLSFAKDKNMTVLEPMCGNGRMLIPFIQNGVNIEGFDLSEDMLKVCKEKAEKLNLKPVVSLGRIEEYHSDKKYDLIMIPIGSFSLLPDNLVENSLQNMKKNLKENGKLLLTIVQGGSETEQILDWLETNRKEINNELIVEYRKVSYDKTQKLLNIILKYEVIHDERIEETEIMDFPIRLYDLKEFENILIANGFSQIVIHEIKDGYGVGNSFHVFECSL; encoded by the coding sequence TTGATTACGTATTATGGAGAACTTTGTACAAAGATATATGAAAGTGATAAATCAATTGCGAGTGGAAAAGAATTGGATTTTTATCTTTCTTTTGCCAAAGACAAAAACATGACAGTGTTAGAACCGATGTGTGGAAATGGTAGAATGCTAATTCCTTTTATACAAAATGGTGTGAATATAGAAGGATTCGACCTTTCAGAAGATATGCTTAAAGTGTGTAAAGAGAAAGCGGAAAAATTAAACTTAAAACCGGTTGTGTCACTAGGAAGAATAGAAGAATATCATAGTGATAAAAAATATGATCTTATTATGATTCCTATAGGTTCATTTTCACTGTTACCTGATAATTTAGTAGAAAATAGTCTTCAAAATATGAAAAAAAACTTAAAGGAAAATGGAAAATTGCTTCTAACAATTGTACAAGGTGGAAGTGAGACAGAACAAATTCTAGATTGGTTAGAGACAAATAGAAAAGAAATTAATAACGAATTAATTGTTGAGTATAGAAAAGTTTCATATGATAAGACGCAAAAACTTCTAAATATTATACTGAAATATGAAGTCATTCATGATGAGAGAATTGAAGAAACTGAGATTATGGATTTTCCTATAAGACTATATGATTTAAAAGAGTTTGAAAATATACTTATTGCTAATGGATTTAGTCAAATTGTTATTCATGAAATAAAAGATGGATATGGTGTAGGGAATTCATTTCATGTATTTGAATGCAGTTTATAA
- a CDS encoding ATP-binding cassette domain-containing protein, giving the protein MKVNQLIANNINKLDTVVPFNKSLGIAGLSGSGKTTLCQTIGEESKKRLVSLLPKAEYQYLFPNIMETNFSAIKMEEMPLVLFLGKSSISSNPRSTIGTHTGVFKEIREKLAEEFNLSPEVFSFNNQLGWCAGCKGRGTTKNIECKKCKGKRYSEEVEQRTIELFAKSHTISDINDLSVESILLLAEELNISEAKQHILQNIINMNIGYLTLNRIMGTLSGGELTRLYLAEFMAVSENAVIIIDEISVGLDHETLLQILEEIKKLGCKNQVWLIDHSDTVLDTTDEKMFFGPGSGKYGGKIVKKSPRPKPILSERNYEMPTEYYTFHELYCRNIQMTEFQIPKNRLVTVTGESGCGKSTLVNECIAKDFQKRYPKDKLVMVGQDRNQSITSRSTVATFLDIKKKLTKYSEEIDDIFERSIEDIIDEIPNEDIAYKRLSLLIKLGLGYLTLERKTQTLSTGEFQCVHLVSELFAKTRNPHTLFIFDEPSKGLSQNILNQFIDSVRGILQDESVSIIMIEHNSYMLESSDYIVDFGKRQLKSIEHLDVVSHEDYYRQKSSVNNTEQIYISSTLNQQNGINYLEENHIDYFKNAENIYKGGILKSLSSMARLIYGEYESDTIAPVVAIDLERHLYSQYSFLYEIGGLINHIVAAHPTNKDTRSFDFYSQDNHCPSCSGRLQIEIFDKEITIQDKNVPFWDGLFDPEIMKVLKFYQYEKIEFLFEEIKNELGHDLSKSYNDMSEEEKHTFWYGYFDKSFYDKKGKTRRTWVGFNTIIGGYIVISKAAIKEEIKTSKELMTCPICEGTVLNHHKPLKFRDTDIREIINQPLDEIIKIVGDLPVLIKLKSIVGDNMIMTEDVSLLPRKTQVALKMFELEQASFSNYEMVLQNVLPFWGEIKGNIESISNNNKVTICDFQNINETRKTIIDKYFTNGKYKKLTYVYEAFGYKKLVTQINKIKKSNPCPFCNGKKVITEDNLHDGVFKLTIPCITCNATGINDEGLKEIVEGVDVQTWLTGKVSDVVDESLRTEDVADILIFNRIRELNKREMMAVYECLEKNN; this is encoded by the coding sequence ATGAAAGTAAATCAACTAATTGCAAATAACATAAATAAACTTGATACTGTTGTTCCGTTTAATAAATCACTTGGTATTGCTGGTTTATCTGGATCTGGAAAAACAACTCTTTGTCAAACAATTGGTGAAGAATCAAAGAAGCGTCTAGTTTCCTTATTGCCAAAGGCTGAATATCAATATTTATTTCCTAATATTATGGAAACTAATTTTAGCGCAATTAAAATGGAAGAAATGCCTTTAGTACTTTTTTTAGGGAAATCATCAATTTCTTCCAATCCGCGTTCGACGATTGGTACTCATACAGGTGTTTTTAAAGAGATTCGTGAAAAACTAGCGGAAGAATTTAATCTTTCTCCTGAAGTCTTTTCATTTAATAATCAATTAGGTTGGTGTGCTGGCTGTAAAGGGCGTGGTACTACTAAAAATATTGAGTGTAAAAAATGTAAGGGGAAACGTTATAGTGAAGAAGTTGAACAACGTACTATTGAGTTATTTGCTAAATCACATACAATCTCGGATATTAACGATTTAAGCGTTGAATCTATTCTTTTATTAGCAGAAGAATTAAATATTAGCGAAGCAAAACAACATATACTGCAAAATATAATTAATATGAACATTGGTTATTTAACATTAAATCGTATTATGGGTACGTTGTCAGGTGGAGAGTTAACACGACTTTATTTGGCTGAATTCATGGCGGTAAGTGAAAATGCTGTAATTATTATTGATGAGATTTCCGTGGGGCTTGATCACGAAACATTATTACAAATATTAGAAGAAATCAAAAAATTAGGGTGCAAAAATCAAGTTTGGCTCATTGATCATTCAGATACAGTACTGGATACAACGGATGAGAAAATGTTCTTCGGACCTGGTAGTGGAAAATATGGTGGGAAAATCGTAAAAAAATCACCAAGGCCAAAGCCAATACTATCGGAACGAAATTACGAAATGCCAACAGAATATTATACATTCCATGAATTATATTGTCGAAATATCCAAATGACTGAGTTTCAGATTCCTAAAAATAGACTTGTAACTGTTACAGGAGAGTCTGGATGCGGGAAATCTACACTTGTTAATGAATGTATCGCTAAAGATTTTCAAAAGCGATATCCAAAAGACAAACTTGTTATGGTAGGACAAGATCGAAACCAATCGATTACAAGTCGATCAACTGTAGCAACTTTCCTAGATATTAAAAAGAAACTGACAAAGTATAGTGAAGAAATTGATGATATTTTTGAGCGCTCAATTGAGGATATTATTGATGAAATTCCAAATGAAGATATTGCGTATAAACGCTTGAGCCTACTAATCAAATTAGGACTGGGCTATTTAACATTAGAACGAAAAACACAAACATTATCAACGGGTGAGTTTCAATGTGTTCATTTAGTTTCTGAGTTATTTGCAAAAACAAGAAACCCACATACATTATTTATTTTTGATGAACCTTCAAAAGGTTTATCACAAAATATTTTAAATCAATTTATAGATAGTGTTAGAGGGATATTGCAAGATGAATCAGTCTCTATCATTATGATTGAACATAATAGTTACATGTTAGAAAGCTCTGATTATATTGTCGATTTTGGAAAAAGACAGCTTAAATCTATAGAGCATCTTGATGTAGTAAGTCATGAGGATTATTATCGTCAAAAAAGCAGTGTGAATAATACTGAGCAAATATATATTTCTTCAACATTGAATCAACAAAATGGAATTAATTACTTAGAAGAAAATCATATTGATTATTTTAAAAATGCAGAAAACATCTATAAGGGTGGCATATTAAAAAGCTTATCATCAATGGCTCGTTTAATTTACGGTGAATACGAATCTGATACAATTGCACCTGTTGTTGCTATTGATCTCGAAAGACATTTGTATAGTCAATATAGTTTCTTATATGAAATTGGTGGATTGATCAATCATATTGTAGCTGCTCATCCGACTAATAAAGATACGAGAAGTTTTGATTTCTATTCCCAGGACAATCATTGCCCATCATGTTCGGGACGTCTTCAAATTGAAATTTTTGATAAAGAAATTACAATTCAAGATAAAAATGTTCCATTTTGGGATGGTCTATTCGATCCGGAAATCATGAAAGTATTAAAATTTTATCAATATGAAAAAATAGAATTTCTATTTGAAGAAATTAAAAATGAGCTTGGCCATGATTTGTCAAAGAGCTATAATGATATGTCTGAGGAAGAAAAGCATACATTTTGGTATGGCTATTTTGATAAGTCATTTTATGATAAGAAAGGCAAGACACGTAGAACATGGGTAGGATTTAATACAATTATTGGCGGATATATTGTTATCTCAAAAGCAGCTATTAAAGAAGAAATTAAGACGTCTAAAGAATTGATGACATGTCCAATTTGCGAGGGTACTGTATTAAATCACCATAAACCACTTAAATTTAGAGATACAGATATTCGTGAAATTATCAATCAGCCGCTTGATGAAATAATAAAAATTGTAGGAGATTTACCTGTACTCATCAAATTGAAATCTATCGTAGGTGACAATATGATTATGACAGAAGATGTCTCTTTACTGCCTAGGAAAACACAGGTCGCACTGAAAATGTTTGAATTAGAACAAGCAAGCTTTTCAAACTATGAAATGGTATTACAAAATGTTTTACCATTCTGGGGCGAAATTAAAGGTAATATCGAATCAATCAGCAATAATAATAAAGTGACTATTTGTGATTTCCAAAATATCAATGAAACAAGAAAAACTATCATAGATAAGTATTTCACAAATGGAAAATATAAAAAATTAACATATGTGTATGAAGCATTTGGTTATAAAAAATTAGTTACCCAAATTAATAAAATTAAAAAAAGTAACCCATGTCCATTCTGTAACGGAAAAAAAGTTATAACCGAAGATAATCTACATGATGGCGTGTTTAAATTAACAATTCCATGTATAACTTGTAATGCAACTGGTATTAATGATGAAGGGCTAAAAGAAATTGTTGAGGGCGTGGATGTACAAACATGGTTAACTGGAAAAGTTAGTGATGTTGTGGATGAAAGCTTACGAACTGAGGATGTTGCAGACATTCTAATATTTAATCGAATTCGTGAGTTGAATAAGCGAGAAATGATGGCAGTTTATGAATGTCTGGAGAAAAATAATTAA
- a CDS encoding SRPBCC family protein: MLAQIEKQTDGYIIKFERQFPNTIEEVWSVLTENSKLKKWMSNLQIENLKAGGIIKFDMMDGSFLNIDILECQLNSVLEFTWDKDRVRFEIHKEENGSLLLLKEYIHELTDHTPKDIAGWHICLDLFSSVLEGEEKEFSKKEWRKWFEKYKDKIHEVRG; encoded by the coding sequence ATGTTAGCTCAAATAGAGAAACAAACTGATGGCTATATTATAAAATTTGAACGCCAATTTCCCAATACAATAGAGGAAGTTTGGTCTGTTTTAACTGAAAACAGCAAACTTAAAAAATGGATGTCTAATTTACAGATTGAAAACCTTAAAGCAGGTGGAATTATAAAGTTCGACATGATGGATGGTTCATTTTTAAATATTGATATTTTAGAGTGCCAACTAAATTCAGTACTTGAATTCACATGGGATAAAGATCGTGTCCGATTTGAAATACATAAAGAGGAAAATGGTTCTCTTTTACTTCTTAAAGAATACATTCATGAATTAACTGATCATACACCGAAAGATATAGCTGGTTGGCATATTTGTTTAGATCTTTTTTCTTCCGTTTTAGAAGGGGAAGAGAAAGAATTTTCTAAAAAAGAATGGAGAAAATGGTTCGAAAAATACAAGGATAAGATTCATGAAGTGAGAGGATAA
- a CDS encoding SDR family oxidoreductase — METTNKIAILGANGKVGKFILNHALEKGYQVRILTRNPKNTKISSENIETIIGNARDFSAIKELLQGCKAVINAVGQPKNEPYIFSTVTKHILKVMKEYEIKRYILISGGSLNVKGDQKGMVNKVGANLFQLFIPKMMRDKYKELEIIQGSDVDWTIVRLPFVIEGNGIENIKESLVDMPGMKIQNGDIAPFVIKQINSKTYVGKCPFISN; from the coding sequence TTGGAAACTACAAATAAAATAGCAATTCTTGGTGCGAATGGTAAAGTTGGAAAATTCATCCTAAATCATGCGTTAGAAAAGGGATATCAAGTACGAATACTAACAAGGAATCCTAAAAATACGAAGATATCTAGTGAAAATATAGAGACTATCATTGGGAATGCTCGTGATTTTTCAGCTATAAAGGAATTACTTCAAGGGTGTAAAGCTGTAATTAATGCAGTAGGTCAGCCAAAAAATGAGCCTTATATTTTTAGTACAGTTACGAAGCATATTTTAAAAGTAATGAAGGAATATGAAATAAAACGTTATATTCTTATTTCTGGTGGCTCCTTAAATGTAAAAGGGGATCAGAAGGGAATGGTAAATAAAGTAGGGGCTAATTTGTTCCAATTATTTATTCCAAAGATGATGAGGGATAAATATAAAGAATTGGAAATTATACAAGGTAGTGATGTAGATTGGACAATTGTTAGATTACCATTTGTTATAGAGGGAAATGGTATTGAAAATATAAAAGAGAGTTTAGTAGATATGCCAGGAATGAAAATCCAAAATGGAGATATTGCACCGTTTGTTATAAAACAAATAAATAGTAAGACATATGTAGGGAAATGTCCATTTATTTCAAATTAA
- a CDS encoding serine hydrolase domain-containing protein, with translation MKISKYKLFLICIVCNVLILCIVHPKVYAEQNIKVTLDKYIEKFIKEQNIPGASVAIVHHKDVFFAKSWGITGESEKKVTSKTPFAIGSISKSLTALAIVKLIEDKKIKLKDSVQQHLPWFKLKDTQSTSNITIQHLLTHTSGINTYEGLALSDKQLKSSKALKENVMELSKVKLNAPPGEKYQYSNANYMILGALIEAVTDETYSSYIEKHVFQPLKMNGAAANKDSAYEKSYLTGYQSWFGIPRKSVVSYDNAGAPYGYITANLEDMIQFIMFLNHQEHTQFLKKESMDLYLSPLYKINSEKSYGFGLRTANINESETMVWHSGSTPDARAEMFTLNKSGWAGVILTNKNHVLEETALTVLKKGIISILNGEKPGDIPKSIPLTQIVMSIVTLSLIITSIMLVKKYKRKKTCKKITWLFVGSIFLLLSIILIPLLIYCTNSPWHTIKLFAADVALIASSTVILFAVNGLISIFIALRSNKV, from the coding sequence ATGAAGATATCGAAATATAAATTGTTTCTAATTTGTATAGTTTGTAATGTATTAATATTATGTATCGTACATCCAAAAGTTTATGCTGAGCAAAATATTAAAGTTACTTTAGATAAGTACATTGAAAAATTTATAAAGGAGCAGAACATTCCAGGAGCTTCTGTTGCAATTGTACATCATAAAGATGTATTCTTCGCAAAATCGTGGGGAATTACTGGAGAGTCTGAAAAAAAGGTAACTAGTAAAACGCCGTTTGCAATCGGTTCAATAAGTAAATCTTTAACAGCTTTAGCTATAGTAAAGTTAATAGAAGATAAAAAAATAAAATTAAAGGATTCAGTTCAACAACATCTTCCTTGGTTTAAACTAAAAGATACACAATCAACTTCAAATATAACAATCCAACATCTACTAACTCATACAAGTGGAATAAACACATATGAAGGCTTAGCATTATCAGATAAACAATTAAAGAGTTCTAAAGCATTAAAAGAAAATGTAATGGAACTTTCAAAAGTAAAATTAAATGCCCCACCAGGGGAAAAGTATCAATATAGTAATGCAAATTATATGATACTTGGTGCCCTTATTGAGGCTGTCACAGATGAAACATATTCTTCATATATAGAAAAGCATGTTTTTCAGCCTTTAAAAATGAATGGCGCAGCGGCAAATAAAGATAGTGCATATGAAAAAAGCTATTTAACAGGTTATCAGTCGTGGTTTGGTATACCAAGAAAAAGTGTAGTGTCTTATGATAATGCTGGAGCACCGTATGGTTATATTACCGCGAATTTGGAAGATATGATTCAATTTATAATGTTTTTGAATCACCAAGAGCACACTCAATTTTTAAAGAAAGAAAGCATGGATCTTTATCTATCACCGCTTTATAAAATAAATTCAGAAAAAAGTTATGGATTTGGATTAAGAACAGCAAATATAAATGAAAGCGAAACGATGGTTTGGCATTCAGGATCAACGCCCGATGCTCGTGCAGAAATGTTTACTTTAAATAAAAGTGGCTGGGCTGGTGTGATTTTAACGAATAAAAATCATGTATTAGAAGAAACAGCACTAACGGTATTGAAAAAGGGGATTATTAGTATTTTGAACGGGGAAAAACCTGGTGATATCCCTAAAAGCATACCACTCACACAAATCGTTATGTCGATAGTCACACTCTCACTCATTATTACATCAATTATGTTAGTGAAAAAGTATAAACGTAAGAAAACTTGTAAAAAAATAACTTGGCTGTTCGTTGGGAGTATATTTCTACTATTATCTATTATTTTGATCCCACTTCTTATTTATTGCACAAATTCACCGTGGCATACGATTAAATTGTTTGCAGCAGATGTAGCTTTAATCGCTAGTAGTACAGTAATTTTATTTGCTGTGAACGGACTAATATCAATATTTATAGCCTTGAGGAGCAACAAAGTATAA